The Acidipropionibacterium virtanenii DNA segment GGCAGCTTGACGGTGGGCGACGCTGATCCTGTTCTCGGCCTCGCGGGCCGCCTCGGTGCGCACCTTGTCGCCCTCGGTCAGGGCGTCCTCGCGGATCTTCTCAGCCTTGACGGTGGATTCCTGAAGATTCTTGGAGGCCTGGTCCATATCCTGTGACGCCTTGGCCTGGATCTCGTTGATCCTGGCGATCGCCTGGTCGTGGTTGGTCTTCGCGGCGGTCGCGATGCGCTCGGACTCCTCACGGGCCTTGGCGACGATGGCTGCGGCTTCCTGCTGGGCCTTGGTCCGCACCCCCGCGGCCTCCTTCTTGGCACGGCTCACCAGGGTGTCGGCCTCCTTCTGTGCGGAGGCGATGGCGGCCGAGGCCTGCTCCTGGCCCTTCGCCTGCTGGGCCCCGGTCTCCTTCTGGGCGCTCTCGATCATCTGCCGGGCCTGGGCCTCAGCGCTCTGACGGGTGGCCTCGGCCCGGGTGTTCGCCTCGGCGGCCACGGCCTGGGCATGGGTCTGGGACTGGCTGACGATGTTCGTGGCCTGCTGCCGCGCCTGATCCACCGAGGAACGGGCGTCCTTGGTGGCCTGTTCCCGCAGTTCGCGCTGGTTGGCCAGCCCGGCGACCCGGATGTCGTCGGCCTCGGTCTGGGCTGCGGCGCGCAGGTCGGCGGCGACCCGGCGTCCTTCCTCCTTGATCCGTTCGGCCTCCGTGCCGGCCTTGGCCACCAGATCCTTGGCCTGAGTCTCGGCTGCCGTGAGGATGCTGGTGGCGTGAGCGCCGAGGCGAGCGAAATCGGTCTTCTCCGCCTCCTTCTCGGCTTCGGCGACCTGATGGCGCATGTGACGGGTGAGCTGCTTGAGGGTGCTGACCTGCTGCTCGATCTCACGGACGTAGTTGTCGACGCTGGTGCGTTCGTAACCCCACATCGCGTGGGCGAAGCTTCCTGCAGCGCTGGCGCTGTCGTCGAACAGGTTCAGCCCCGTCTCCTCGTCCATGGACTCCTCATTACGAGATGTGACTGCGTCGCTCACCACAGGCTCCTTCCGGTTTCCGATGCCACCGTCCACGCTACCAACGTCCACCCACCGTCCGAGGGTCCCGGGATGACACCGGCGGTGGAGGGTGCCGGGGCACCCTCCACCGCCGGTGGAGATTCACTGCTTCGTCGTCGGCGACGGTCAGTCCTTGTAGGGCATGCCACCGGCCGGGGGCTCGGTGATCTCGATGAGCAGGCCGCCGGTGTACTTCGGGTGCAGGAAGATGACCCGCGAACCGGCCGTGCCGGAGGAGGGCTCCTCGGAGGTGAACTTTGCCCCGCGCTCCTTGAGGGTCGCAATGGTCTTGTCGATGTCGTAGGTGCGGTAGCACACCTGCTGAATCATGTTCCTGTTCTTGGCCAGGTACTTGCCGATGGTGGTGTCCTCGCCGAGGGGGGCGAGCAGCTGGACGACGGTGCTCTCCTCGCCGCGCTTGCCGGTGGCGATCATCGCCTCCTCGACGCCGTGGCCCTCGTTCTTCTCACGCAGCAGCACGTGGAATCCCAGCACCTCGGTGTGGTACTTGATGGCCTCGTCCATGTCCTTGACCGCGTAGCCGACGTGATCGATGCACGCGAAAGGGTCGTTGTTGAAGTTCTCCATGGCCCATATTGTTTCACCTCAGCCCGTCGAGCGGGAGCCGGGGTGCCCATACAGCCCGAGCACAGATACCGCGGCACGCGGCGTTGCGGCTGGTGCGAGGGGCCCCGGTTGCACCAACATGGCACCGTTGAGTGCCTTCAGCCCGGGCCCCGGCCACCCATCCCAGCCGTTCACACCGGCCAATCCAGTACGAGGAGACGACGTGAAGAAAACCGTCACGACCATCATCGGAGTCTTCCTGGTCGCCTTCGCGCTCTACTACGTCTTCACCGACCCGGAGGGCACCGCCGGCGTCGTGCGCGGCTTCTTCTCCGGGATCTTCGGCTTCATCAGGGCGCTGGGGGGCTGACCCGAGCCGTGCCCGAGATGCTGAGGCGCTTCTTCGACCCTGAGGTGGACCGGCACCTGCTCACCGACGAGGGCGAGTTCATCATCGACGAGGTGGCCAAGCACTGGATCACCCTTGTGCTGCCGGTTCTCGCGCTGGCGGCCAGCATGGCCTTCTTCGTCGCGATGATCGCACTGCCCCGGGTATGGGCGCTGCTGCTGGTGATCGGGCTGGTGCTGGACGTCTGGGCCGCGGTGCGGATTCACCAGATGCACATGGACCGCTTCGTGGTCACCAATATGCGGGTCTTCCGGGTGCACGGGGCCGTCAACCAGCACCTGGCCACCATGCCGATGACCCGGATCCTCGACGTCTCCGTCGAGCAGCCCCTGCTGGGACAACTGTGCGGCTACGGGCATTTCATCTTCGAGTCCGCCGCCCAGGACCAGGGCCTGCGGGTGATCAAGTTCGTGGGCGACCCCGAGAGGCGGGACCTCACCATCCAGCGGGTGATCCAGATGGCCGGCCTGCGCACCAACCTCGCCCATCCGCGCTGAACCGACCAGGCGGGGAGGGGGAGTCGGCTCCCCCGCACCCCTCGTGGCGGGGGCTTGGGGTGCGTCAGGTCCGCGACCGGGCCCGGCACCCCACCACGTGCAGGGATGCCGGGCCCGGTCGACGGCTGGTCACGCCAGGGCTGCGTCGACGACCTCCTTGGCCTGGCCCTGCACCTCGGCCAGGTGGTCGGCGCCGATCAGCGACTCGGCGTAGATCTTGTACTTGTTCTCGGTGCCCGAGGGCCGTGCGGCGAACCAGGCGTGTTCGGTGATCACCTTGATGCCGCCGATAGCAGCACCGTTGCCGGGGGCCTCGGTGAGCACCTTCTCGACCTTCTCGCCGGCCACCGTGTCCGCGGTGACATCGGAGGGCGACAGCTCCTTGAGCCGGGCCTTCTGCTCGCGGGTGGCGTCGGAGTCGATGCGGGCGTAGTACGACTTCCCGAACTTCTCCTCGATCTCGGCGTAGTGCTGGGACGGCGACTTCCCCGTGACCGCCTGGATCTCGCTGGCCAGCAGGGCCAGCAGCAGGCCGTCCTTGTCGGTGGTCCAGGTGTGGCCCTCCAGATCCAGGAAGGAGGCTCCGGCCGATTCCTCGCCGCCGAAGCCGATCTCACCGGTCATCAGGCCGGGCACGAACCACTTGAAGCCCACCGGCACCTCGACCAGCCGGCGTCCCAGCTCGCCGACCACCCGGTCGATGAGGGAGGAGGAGACCAGCGTCTTGCCCACCCCGGCATCGGGGGACCAGCCGGGGCGGTGCGCGTACAGATACTGGATGGCCACCGCCAGGTAGGCGTTCGGGTTCATCAGGCCGGCGTCGGGGGTGACGATGCCGTGCCGGTCGGAGTCGGCGTCATTGCCGGTGGCGATGTCGTAGGAGTCCTTGCTGGCGATCAGCGAGGCCATCGCGTCGGGGGAGGAGCAGTCCATCCGGATCTTGCCGTCGGTGTCCAGCGTCATGAACGACCAGGCGGGATCGACCTTCGGATTGACCACTGACAGGTCCATGCCCAGATGCTCGGAGATGTACTGCCAGTACTGCACGGAGGCCCCGCCCAGCGGGTCGGCGCCGATATGCACCCCGGCCGAGACGATCGCATCGATGTTGATCGCGTGGCGGAGGTCCTCGCAGTATGCGGTGCGGTAATCATGACGGGTGACGTCACCGGCCACCTGGTCGTAGGGCCTGCGGCGGATCCCCGACGGGTCGGCCAGCAGCTCGTTGGCCCGCGCCGCGATCCAGCTGGTGGCATCGGTGTCCGCCGGGCCGCCGTGCGGCGGGTTGTACTTGAACCCGCCGTCGCGCGGCGGGTTGTGGGACGGCGTGACGACGATGCCGTCGGCCCGCGGGCCCTCGTGATCGCGGTTGTGGACGATGATCGCCCGGCTGACGGCCGGCGTGGGAGTCCACTCGTCCTCGCGCTCCGCGACGACATCGACGTCGTTGGCGCCCAGCACCTCAATGGCGGTCCGCCATGCCGGGTCCGACAGGGCATGGGTGTCCTTGCCGATGAACAGCGGGCCGCTGATGCCCTGACCGGTGCGGTACTCGACGATCGCCTGTGTCGTCGCTGCGATGTGGGCGTCGTTGAACGCTCCGTCCAGCGAGGAGCCACGATGCCCGGAGGTGCCGAACACCACCTGCTGGTCGGGGTTCGTCGGGTCCGGCGTGATGTCGTAGTAGGCCGAGAGGACCGCGTCGACGTTGATGAGATCTTGTTCCTGGGCGGGCTGCCCAGCGCGTGGATGAGCCATGGGCTCATCCTGCCACCCCGTCGCCCGCCCGGGGGAGGACCTGCACCGATCTCTGCGAAGGCGGCGGCGGCTCCCTGTTCGCGGCCTTTGGAGGCTCTGCTTGAATTGGAACCATGTCAGCTGAGTCGTTCAATCGTCCCGGAGCAGTCGACCTGTCAGGTCTGGCAGCGGCTGCCCAGTCCACATCCGGCCCCCAGGCCCCCGGTCCAGGTGGCTCCAGCTGGGTGGTCACCGCCGATGAGGAGCACTTCAACGAGCTGATCGGAAAGTCCATGCAGCACCCGGTGCTGCTGGAACTCACCTCCGCCCATGCCAACGCCCAGGCGATGTCCGACGAGCTCGAACGGC contains these protein-coding regions:
- a CDS encoding DivIVA domain-containing protein, whose protein sequence is MDEETGLNLFDDSASAAGSFAHAMWGYERTSVDNYVREIEQQVSTLKQLTRHMRHQVAEAEKEAEKTDFARLGAHATSILTAAETQAKDLVAKAGTEAERIKEEGRRVAADLRAAAQTEADDIRVAGLANQRELREQATKDARSSVDQARQQATNIVSQSQTHAQAVAAEANTRAEATRQSAEAQARQMIESAQKETGAQQAKGQEQASAAIASAQKEADTLVSRAKKEAAGVRTKAQQEAAAIVAKAREESERIATAAKTNHDQAIARINEIQAKASQDMDQASKNLQESTVKAEKIREDALTEGDKVRTEAAREAENRISVAHRQAAMMKERLEEQYAWRKEQLEREVAALLQRKASVQAQLGNLRDLAEEAKQDFPDADPFAEEHKEQKKAPAAKEKAADPDADRTRVRPANQPAGPEEKTTVIE
- the mce gene encoding methylmalonyl-CoA epimerase yields the protein MENFNNDPFACIDHVGYAVKDMDEAIKYHTEVLGFHVLLREKNEGHGVEEAMIATGKRGEESTVVQLLAPLGEDTTIGKYLAKNRNMIQQVCYRTYDIDKTIATLKERGAKFTSEEPSSGTAGSRVIFLHPKYTGGLLIEITEPPAGGMPYKD
- a CDS encoding PH domain-containing protein encodes the protein MLRRFFDPEVDRHLLTDEGEFIIDEVAKHWITLVLPVLALAASMAFFVAMIALPRVWALLLVIGLVLDVWAAVRIHQMHMDRFVVTNMRVFRVHGAVNQHLATMPMTRILDVSVEQPLLGQLCGYGHFIFESAAQDQGLRVIKFVGDPERRDLTIQRVIQMAGLRTNLAHPR
- the pgm gene encoding phosphoglucomutase (alpha-D-glucose-1,6-bisphosphate-dependent), with translation MAHPRAGQPAQEQDLINVDAVLSAYYDITPDPTNPDQQVVFGTSGHRGSSLDGAFNDAHIAATTQAIVEYRTGQGISGPLFIGKDTHALSDPAWRTAIEVLGANDVDVVAEREDEWTPTPAVSRAIIVHNRDHEGPRADGIVVTPSHNPPRDGGFKYNPPHGGPADTDATSWIAARANELLADPSGIRRRPYDQVAGDVTRHDYRTAYCEDLRHAINIDAIVSAGVHIGADPLGGASVQYWQYISEHLGMDLSVVNPKVDPAWSFMTLDTDGKIRMDCSSPDAMASLIASKDSYDIATGNDADSDRHGIVTPDAGLMNPNAYLAVAIQYLYAHRPGWSPDAGVGKTLVSSSLIDRVVGELGRRLVEVPVGFKWFVPGLMTGEIGFGGEESAGASFLDLEGHTWTTDKDGLLLALLASEIQAVTGKSPSQHYAEIEEKFGKSYYARIDSDATREQKARLKELSPSDVTADTVAGEKVEKVLTEAPGNGAAIGGIKVITEHAWFAARPSGTENKYKIYAESLIGADHLAEVQGQAKEVVDAALA